The nucleotide window TTTTTGTTTATAGTTTTAAAATAAATCATACCTCTTTCATATAAGGCTTTACTATAACTAGGATTTATTTGCAATGTATTATTAAAATCTTTAATTGCTAATTCATAATTCCCTTTTCTTAAATATGCAATACCACAATTGTAATATTCTAAATGATAATTTGAGATATGGGTTTCTGTGTCAGGCTTCTCTAACTTCACTAACTATTTTGCGTCAATATCTATTCTATTGGCTTGTTCTTCAGCCATGTCCAAACCCGCATCGGACGCGGCAAGCACTTTTTAGGTACTAATGCATCTTAAAACTTCTTTTCCAAAGTTACGTCAATCTATAGATAGATTAAGACTCATTATCGCTAGTTTTTTGTAATTTCTTAACAGCATTATCAAAATCGCTGAGGGAATTCCGGGGACACACACCTTAATTATAGATTCCCGATTACTGATTTCGGTAATGACACCTTTTTTAGTCCTATTGTATCTCAAGGCTTATTTTAACTCTTTAACAGTCCTTTTGCAAACACAGCACAGCATGATAATTTGTACCCGAAATAGCGATAAAAATTGGTTTTTTACGGCTTTGCTCAGCCTTCACACTCCTTAAGATCTTTTTCCAGCTTGGCTATGAGTTCATCTGCAGAGTTAAAGCCCGAGGCTTTAGCCATGGCTTCTACCATGGCCCGGCCCTGGGGAGTGGACAGGGATTTCTTGAAGCCATCTAGAGTGGTTTTAGCCACAGAGCTGGTATCGCCTTTAAAGAGCTGGTTTTTTAGCTCGTTCAGGTTATCTGAGGCGCCGGCAAAGTAGGTGTCGAGCTCTTTGGCCTGCTCTTTTGCCTTTTCAAACTTTGCCTTGAATGCATTTGCAGGTTTTGCCGATTGATCGTTTTGCCACTGTTTGAACGATTCCTCCAGGCCCTTTGCGAGGTCCGGGTACTGGATATCAGCTTTGAAGGTACCTGAAACGCGGAGTTCGTCCCCCTTCCTATATATAAGGAATCCAGACGGGTGTGTTCCGTCAAGATGTGCGGAGTTTGCAGGCTTGCCTGACTGAGTACCGGCGTTTATCATCTTTGTTATTGTATTTTCAAGCTGTTTTACGGAAAGGCCGTCTTTGGCGCACTTCTCTATCATGGTTATCCGGCCTTTGTTGTCCGGAAGGCGCAGTATCTGGTTCAGGTGGGCTATACCAATTATAAATCGATTTATAATTTCCCGGACGTCTTCAGGAAGGCAGGCTACGGCTATATACTGGCTTACATAAGCCTGGGTTTTTCCTATCTTTTGAGCCAGCTGTTCCTGCGTAAGGCTTCCGGCATCCATAGCCCTTTTATAGGACAGGGCGCGTTCAAGGGCAGAGATATCCTCCCTTTCATCGTTCTCTTCAATGGTTAGAATGGCCTTATCCAGTTCGGACAGGCCCGTCCGGACCAGACAGCGGATCTTATCCCAATTGAGCTGCCGCGCTGCAAGGAGCCTGCCGCAGCCAGCCACGACTTCATAGCGGCCGCCCTCTTTTGGTGTTACTACAATGTTCTGAAGCTGGCCTTCCCGTTCCATGCTTTCTGCCAGTTCCTTAAGCTTTTCCGGGCCGTGCAGCCTCATCTGCCCGGGAATGTCCAGAAGCCTTGTTTCCAGCAATGTAAATTCATCGGCCATTGGCAAGCCTCCCTTTTTATCCCGCGAATGAACCTCCCCGCAGCAAGCTGCGGGGTATCAGATGTTAAAATATTATTTCAAGTCACCCTCACCTAAATCCTCTCCCATCAAGGGCGAGGACTTATGAGGTAACCCCGCAGCAAGCTACGGGGAATAGCCAATTTTAAGTTCCGTGTCAGGATTTACTTGCTTTACTTATTTTCGCCGCTCCATTCTATTAATTTGCGTTTCAGTTCTTCTTTTGACGGTAGGTAAAGCTGATATTCTTTTGCGTGAATGTTTGCGCCTTTCGGAAGAGTTATTTCAACCAGGGCTTCACGGTTCTTGCGGCAAAGGATAATGCCGATGGTAGAACTTTCCTCTTTTGTTTTTACGTGGCGGTCAAAATAATTTACATACATCTGCATTTGGCCCAGATCCTGATGTGTCAGCTTTCCTATTTTTAAATCTATCAGTACATAACCGTTAAGCAGCCTGTTATAAAACACTAAATCAACAAAAAAGTGGTCTTCATCAAAAGTAAACCGCTTTTGGCGAGCCTCAAAAAGAAACCCTTTGCCCAGTTCTAGAAGAAAATGTTCAAGTTTATCAATAATTGCAGATTCTAAATCAGATTCGGAAAACTTTGCTTTCTCATCAATCCCGAGGAATTCCAACACATAAGGTTGTTTAAGCAAATCTTCAGGCTTTGCAACAATCTGTCCTTCTTTTGCCAATTTTCGTATACCTTCTTTATTGCGGCTTAACGCCAGGCGTTCATACAAGCCGGAATTGAACTGACGTTCCAGCTCCGGCAATGTCCAATTATTGTTTGCAGCTTCTATTTCGTAAAAATTGCGGGTATCTTTATCTTTTATTCCCATAAGAAAAACATATTGAGACCAGCTTAAGATAAATTTTAAAGATATTGTCTTGTATTTGATTAATTTTGCAGACAGTGCTTGCGTTTTTTGCAATTTGCCAGATAACATCTGGCTTTTTTGATTATTTGCGAATTGGTCAGATGGCATCTGACCAATTCGATTGCCATAAACAAGATAAAACTGGCGCATCAATTTAAGGTTTGTTTTTGAATAGCCACGCCCAAACTCCAGAGTTAATTTATCTGATAACACTGTAAGTGTTTTTTCGCCATATTCAGCGCGTATTTTCCCCTGTTGTTCATAATTTATGATCCTACGGCCAATCTCAAAATTTGCAATAACCTGAATACTATCAACATTTCTTACAACAGCTTTTCTTGCCGAAAGAATTAACTCGCGAATTTCCCTAAATAATGCTGCACTATCTGAAGTATTGCGTTTGCCAGGTTTTATTTGTTCCTTCATAATTTCCCCTTGATTTCCTTTAGAATTTCAGAGCTTTCTTCATCCAGCTTTTTCATCTCTTCCAAAATAACTTTTACAGAATCGGTTTATGGCTTTACTTGCTTTGCAACAGCTATTTTATCTCTTTATAACGATTTTTGCAATTTAACTACAACTCCCATTAATAAATTTGAAAAAATGACATTTGTAAGGAAAATAACCTACTTTGTGAGGTTTTATGGATAAAATCGAAGTTTCAATCTGAGGAAAATACTTACATTAAGCGATTCTTGGCTGGGATCACCCCACTCTTCCTTGTGGTCTTTTCAGGAAGGGCGGGGATCATATCATGATTTCCAGTTTAGGTTTAATTATTTTATCAACTCTGCAAATCTTTGCATATTTGATGATTTCCGTTGGAGATATGTGCTTTTCATTTACTGCTATTTTTAGCGCTTCTTGAGCAACATCAAAGCCTATTTTATTACGAAATTTGTAACAGTCGGCTACTGTTTTTGCAAGGCTGTATATCTTTACTTTATGACCCACCCTGCATTACCTTCTTGCAGCACATTTTCAATCATTTTGTAAAGATTTGCCTTTCCAAAGATTTTTCTAAATTGTTTAAATATAAACTAATTTCTATTTACTTTGCTCTTCTTCTGTTTCAAACAAATCCTCTTCTTCAACAGGCAAGAACCATTTTTGGGCAATAAACGTAGGAATTACAGCGCTAGCAACAACAACCCCTACTAATATTGAATATTGCGATTGATCAATAATCCCTAATGATAACCCAAAAATACTTGAAATCGTACCGAATGTCAGGCCCGTGCTCATTAGCAAAGTTGTATACATGCTACCCTGTGGGATATACTTTTTTGCAAGAAAATATACTCCGATAAATTTTGTCGCTATTTTCAGGACAAAGAATAATACAAATAGCCACAAGCCTGAGAGAATCATCGGTATTGAGATATAAAGGCCTCCAACAATGAAAAATACGGGTGTAATAATAGCGTACGAAACGGTTCGTAGCCGGTTTCGTACGACTTTTTCTTCTGAAGTTTCACTGAAATGTTTTGACATAAGAAGGCCAAGTAAAAATGCAGGCAATACGGCATGCCCCTTCCCCATCTTTGCGAAAAACATAAAAATCAAAAGCAGAAGAAAAATATACTTTATTTCAGGCTCTATTACTTTATTCTTAATTTTCGGATGCCCAAAAATTAAATGCGAATATTTGGAGGCAATTATTATCACTATAACCGAGACTATCACAAAAATTAGTGTGTATAAAGTCGGTTTAAGAAATAGAATGCTGAGAGCCAGGGCAGTCCCCATATCTGTAATGAACGTTGAAGCCATTAAAAGTTTGCCAACATAAGTTTTGGACAATCCTGTTTCAACCAAGACCGAATATACAACCGCAAGAGAAGTAGTTGATAATGCCGTTCCGGCAATCAATGAAGCCTGAAGTGTCCAATGAGAAACATAAAATGCATATAAAAACACACCAACAAACGGAAATAGGAACGAACAGCTTCCGATAAGAAAGCTTTCTTTGAATTTTTCTTTCATAAGTTGTGTGTCTATCTCTGTACCGGCTAGAAATGTTAATACTATACCGCCAAAACCAGCAAGATACATCATCCAGCCTTCAGATTTTAAGCCAAAGTAACCGGCAATTATGCCCATCAATATTTCAATAATTGCAACAGAGAGTTTTAACTTCAAAGATAATAAACTTGCCGAAAATACTAAAATACCAACGATTAGCGGGGCAAGATCAGAATTCATTATTTCCTCCAAAAATAAAAATACCCCTACCGCAATCGGTAGAGGTCATCAACCCGGAACTTCAAGGTGGTTATACGGCGAACCTCATCGCCTTATTTTTGTTTAAATATATCAAAACCACAAAACTAAGTCAATTTTTTGTTATCATTATTCAAATAAGTTAATTATACTCCATTCCTTATAAACCCGATTTATTTATCTTTAGCAGACGCCTGTTCTAGGGTAACTACAATCAAATAAACAGATGGAATGAGAAATACTGCCCATAAAATAAGCACAGCCGGGACACTTTTAAAATAATCCGCCCAGTAACTGCCAATAAGAATTCCAAAAGCTATCAATGATGTTTTCAACAGCCCGAATTGCCACCAATGCAGAGAATAATCCTGAAACATTTTCATACAAAACACCTCCTATTTTAAAGAAAATATAATGAAATATATTGTCATTATTATCAATCCTAAAGGCACTCCGAATTTTGCCCATTCTTTGCTTTTTATGTTAAGCCGACCGGCTGCAATTATGTTCGGCACATTGCCTGGAATAAGCATACCTCCGGATATTAGAAGCCCCATAAGTATATATTGAATTTGCCCTAAACTCATTTTAGGGCTTACTTCAGCGGCAGTTAATGTTGCATTGTCCAATACAGCTGAAATAGTATTTATCCAGTAAAGAATAGGGCTTGGAAGAGTTATTATATAAGCATCTATTATAGGCTTAAACCCTGTGCCAAGATATACCAGGGCCATAATAAATATGTAAACCCTTCCTGCGTAACCGAAAACATCTTTGATACTGCTCTTTTTCTCTTCAGAAAGGCTATTTTCGTTTGAATCTTCCTTAATCGATGGTTCAATTAAGGCACCAAACAAACCTAATCCAAGGATACCTGGCAAAATATAGAGTCCAAGTGTCCTGAAAAGAAAAAAGAAATCTGCATTATACGGCTCACCTTTAAGCTTTGCTATCGCTATTGTTGATAATGGCTCACCTATAGGGGTAAGAACTGCACCAAGCCCAATAGAAAAACAGCCGAGTATGACAAGCTTTATTTCATATTCTTTATTTAATTTTAATGCATTGACAACTTCAACAAGGATTATAGATGACATAATAGCCGTAATAATGCTTGAAAACAATCCGAGTGCTATAACTAAAACAAAACTAAACCATTTTGAGCCGATTCTGCGCTCAACATTAACGATATATGCTGTTATCTTGTCCCTGAAGAAATACATTAAAAAACCAAAGACTATTACAGCAATTGTTATCATTACCGGCTCAACCATGGATTCCTTAAATAGATGTATTGACCATACAGGCGCAACACCCCATATATGAGAACAGGTTACAGACGCTATTCCCATAATAAAAAGGAACACTTCCAGGTTCCTTTCAACCTTACCAATCGCAATTGGTAAGGCAAGCACAAGAAATAATATTACGAAGAGACTTATTTCAAGCATTGGCTCTCAATATAATTTACTTTTACATATCCTAAATTATCAATGTGGCTATTATAGTCACCTGGCTGTGTATTTTTATTTTCCATTTTTCTTATTTTTTTCTTCTCGTTCCTTTCTCTCATTATCCCTTGAATTCTTTATCCCATAAAGAATTACAGCGATAAATCCAATACCACCAATTATTGCGACGATGTAATCATTCTGCCAATGCATTGTTAATCCCTCCTTTTTATGAATTTTTTATGATTTTCATCCCAATCATAAAAGTAAAAAATGTAAAAAACAACTGTCAAAACAACTGTCATTACAATTATTACGATCAAATCAAACGCGCTCGTTCCCAGAGTCATTTTCTGCCTCACAAATAAACTGTATCCTGATTTTGACCCAACGATAAGAACAACAACATATAGTCTTTTAGGTGGCGAGTTAACAGGAAATTGTTTTTTATATGCTGCTTTCCGTTTTCTCCAAGCCGTAGTGCGTATTTTGGATGGTTTAATAATTGTTTTAAGGCAAATGCTGTTCCTTCTACGGAATATGTCAGCATTCCGGAATATCTGTTCGTAATTTGAAGAGGGATACCGCCAACATTTCCAGCAACCACAGGTTTTGCTTTCCATAACGCTTCTGCTATGGTCAAACCGAAGCCTTCTTTTAATGATTTTTGAAGTATTACATCAGATGCCCTTTGCAGCGCATTTACTACTATATCATCCTGCGGTAAAAGCAGGATATGAATATCGGGGTCACCCTTCGACTGTTCTTTTACTTCTTCCAAAACAGCAA belongs to Candidatus Liberimonas magnetica and includes:
- a CDS encoding tetratricopeptide repeat protein, which translates into the protein MKLEKPDTETHISNYHLEYYNCGIAYLRKGNYELAIKDFNNTLQINPSYSKALYERGMIYFKTINKKQGLNGLNKAAKLGNQDAINALKQLGI
- a CDS encoding ParB/RepB/Spo0J family partition protein translates to MADEFTLLETRLLDIPGQMRLHGPEKLKELAESMEREGQLQNIVVTPKEGGRYEVVAGCGRLLAARQLNWDKIRCLVRTGLSELDKAILTIEENDEREDISALERALSYKRAMDAGSLTQEQLAQKIGKTQAYVSQYIAVACLPEDVREIINRFIIGIAHLNQILRLPDNKGRITMIEKCAKDGLSVKQLENTITKMINAGTQSGKPANSAHLDGTHPSGFLIYRKGDELRVSGTFKADIQYPDLAKGLEESFKQWQNDQSAKPANAFKAKFEKAKEQAKELDTYFAGASDNLNELKNQLFKGDTSSVAKTTLDGFKKSLSTPQGRAMVEAMAKASGFNSADELIAKLEKDLKECEG
- a CDS encoding PDDEXK nuclease domain-containing protein; amino-acid sequence: MKEQIKPGKRNTSDSAALFREIRELILSARKAVVRNVDSIQVIANFEIGRRIINYEQQGKIRAEYGEKTLTVLSDKLTLEFGRGYSKTNLKLMRQFYLVYGNRIGQMPSDQFANNQKSQMLSGKLQKTQALSAKLIKYKTISLKFILSWSQYVFLMGIKDKDTRNFYEIEAANNNWTLPELERQFNSGLYERLALSRNKEGIRKLAKEGQIVAKPEDLLKQPYVLEFLGIDEKAKFSESDLESAIIDKLEHFLLELGKGFLFEARQKRFTFDEDHFFVDLVFYNRLLNGYVLIDLKIGKLTHQDLGQMQMYVNYFDRHVKTKEESSTIGIILCRKNREALVEITLPKGANIHAKEYQLYLPSKEELKRKLIEWSGENK
- a CDS encoding cation:proton antiporter is translated as MNSDLAPLIVGILVFSASLLSLKLKLSVAIIEILMGIIAGYFGLKSEGWMMYLAGFGGIVLTFLAGTEIDTQLMKEKFKESFLIGSCSFLFPFVGVFLYAFYVSHWTLQASLIAGTALSTTSLAVVYSVLVETGLSKTYVGKLLMASTFITDMGTALALSILFLKPTLYTLIFVIVSVIVIIIASKYSHLIFGHPKIKNKVIEPEIKYIFLLLLIFMFFAKMGKGHAVLPAFLLGLLMSKHFSETSEEKVVRNRLRTVSYAIITPVFFIVGGLYISIPMILSGLWLFVLFFVLKIATKFIGVYFLAKKYIPQGSMYTTLLMSTGLTFGTISSIFGLSLGIIDQSQYSILVGVVVASAVIPTFIAQKWFLPVEEEDLFETEEEQSK
- a CDS encoding DUF1646 domain-containing protein, whose protein sequence is MLEISLFVILFLVLALPIAIGKVERNLEVFLFIMGIASVTCSHIWGVAPVWSIHLFKESMVEPVMITIAVIVFGFLMYFFRDKITAYIVNVERRIGSKWFSFVLVIALGLFSSIITAIMSSIILVEVVNALKLNKEYEIKLVILGCFSIGLGAVLTPIGEPLSTIAIAKLKGEPYNADFFFLFRTLGLYILPGILGLGLFGALIEPSIKEDSNENSLSEEKKSSIKDVFGYAGRVYIFIMALVYLGTGFKPIIDAYIITLPSPILYWINTISAVLDNATLTAAEVSPKMSLGQIQYILMGLLISGGMLIPGNVPNIIAAGRLNIKSKEWAKFGVPLGLIIMTIYFIIFSLK